Below is a window of Corynebacterium kalinowskii DNA.
AGCACCGATACCGTGAAAAACGCAGTTAGCATTGTCACCCAGGACGCGCCGAAGTCGGTGCGGGAGGTGTTGGCTGCCGACATTATCGCGCGCAAGGGCAAAGTCATTCGGCCTAAGACGCTGGGCCAAAAGCAGTATGTGGATGCGATTGATGAGAATACGATCGTGTTTGGGCTCGGTCCGGCCGGTTCGGGTAAGACCTATCTGGCCATGGCAAAGGCAGTGCAGGCGCTGCACGCCCGTCAAGTCAGCCGTATCATCCTGACTCGTCCTGCTGTGGAAGCAGGGGAGAAGCTTGGCTTCCTACCAGGCACTTTGAACGAAAAGATTGACCCTTATCTGCGTCCGCTGCATGATGCGCTGCGCGATATGGTGGAACCGGAGATGATCCCGAAGCTGATGGAGTCCGGGATCGTCGAGGTTGCGCCGCTGGCGTACATGCGTGGCCGCACCTTGAGCGATTCTTTTATCATTCTGGACGAGGCTCAGAACACGACACCGGCGCAGATGAAGATGTTTTTGACCCGTCTCGGCTTCGGATCGAAGATGGTGGTCACGGGCGATACCACGCAGGTGGACTTGCCGGGTGGCCAAAAGTCCGGCCTGCGCGTGGTGCGTGACATCCTTCGCGGGGTGGAGGATGTTCATTTCGCAGAACTTCGCAGCGAAGACGTAGTCCGGCACTCATTGGTTGGACGTATTGTGGACGCATACGATGATTACGAAGCACAGCGTGGAGAGGACTTCCTATGAGCATCGAGGTTTTCAACGAATCGGGCTACGACGGAGTCAACGAGGAAATGCTCATTGACGTCGCCTCCTACGCCCTGACTCGCATGGATGTGCATTCAGCTGCGGAGATGAGCATTCACATCGTCGACTTGGACACGATCGCGGACCTGCATCTGCGCTGGCTGGACCTCGAAGGTCCGACCGACGTGATGAGCTTCCCCATG
It encodes the following:
- a CDS encoding PhoH family protein produces the protein MAIYKREDIITQGYVLDETHASTVLGIADDNLRVLENLIPVDIFVRGTEMTLTGPDHEVARVKKVLDELQAIARRGHVISTDTVKNAVSIVTQDAPKSVREVLAADIIARKGKVIRPKTLGQKQYVDAIDENTIVFGLGPAGSGKTYLAMAKAVQALHARQVSRIILTRPAVEAGEKLGFLPGTLNEKIDPYLRPLHDALRDMVEPEMIPKLMESGIVEVAPLAYMRGRTLSDSFIILDEAQNTTPAQMKMFLTRLGFGSKMVVTGDTTQVDLPGGQKSGLRVVRDILRGVEDVHFAELRSEDVVRHSLVGRIVDAYDDYEAQRGEDFL